One segment of Chelmon rostratus isolate fCheRos1 chromosome 17, fCheRos1.pri, whole genome shotgun sequence DNA contains the following:
- the usp36 gene encoding ubiquitin carboxyl-terminal hydrolase 36 codes for MPIVDKLKEALKPGRKETGDEGDLNKLLASSAKKVLLQKIEFEPASKGFSYQLDSLKNKYVILNPRNEGATGQKATEPAQIKRQVSENVVGGQSDGIPAPQKMLFPGNKLTLKWERVYRVGAGLHNLGNTCFLNSTVQCLTYTPPLANYLLSKEHSRACHQSGFCMICVMQNHIIQAFANTGNAIKPVSFIRDLKKIARHFRFGSQEDAHEFLRYTIDAMQKACLNGYPKLDRQTQATTLVHQIFGGYLRSRVKCSICKSVSDTYDPYLDIAVEIRQAANIVRALELFVKPDVLSGENAYMCAKCKKKVPATKRFTVHRTSNVLTLSLKRFANFSGGKITKDVGYPEFLNIRPYMSQSSGDPVMYGLYAVLVHSGYSCHAGHYYCYVKASNGQWYQMNDSMVHSSNIKVVLNQQAYVLFYLRIPETKKNADGQPTKQGMLHHGKNSLSSEQIKRANLNGPLSSPQVTKKLEPAQLRKIQSMDGGLGLPISRNGVSSQQQPRLSNWTSSSNGPPKLPSGPTVIEEPFKKLKKPSPQSQVQSRSSTPAPSNNGVSRTEGDKKQGGEGRGMAASTSIKSLSDSSSADTTDSKDSAGPKSAPAGETPSTPRRGSNGLASPAKSVERSQSTEEQKTAKIKPPALNNITSEATSTMSPPPAKKLALSAKKARNRSPSSIDALPPLPRQLPRDPTHQNQLHPLTFASPTHNHRAGPFHSPKVQSSQPFAHSSGSFKQQSPQKQFLLSTLQKPNASLSLKTNGIHSAGPKSPKSSNNLSSLAQEPDLNSPPAQKVNQKKKKKKKRRHSEVEGDAEPVTSPAAATPTGLVESAIEKKRKKKKKKKRKRENEDGGKTKERECVTSHLDTSNQEEDWCEGGIWSLTSHPDAEQSKQRPPLPAATPTQCESSQKEEGRDSLKLKKKKKKKKKMQLALQDTTSACSASETPSETKAAVEHKGSGDLKMLKKKLKRKKKRLKEEVRLWVESRRRSDGQNDEPEAAEPPAKKNATENGNISKQGTATVVMWDSQVKDGYKRSQAPAADGSASGDTPTGPASVAWDGKKTSGVVEELLRNATDKAYGANVLSWDGEVSAISRDAIDDVRHAKCDTVIDEWDEDFDRGKVKKVKNYKRERLRSGSSIFQKIQDRRSKWSVTPGGKRVFGVRR; via the exons ATGCCGATAGTGGATAAACTCAAGGAGGCATTAAAACCTGGTCGAAAGGAGACGGGTGATGAGGGCGACCTCAACAAACTGTTGGCATCTTCTGCCAAGAAGGTCCTTCTGCAGAAGATAGAGTTTGAGCCTGCCAGCAAGGGTTTCTCCTACCAACTGGACAGCCTGAAGAACAAGTATGTGATCCTCAATCCCAGGAATGAGGGCGCTACGGGCCAGAAGGCCACCGAGCCTGCCCAAATAAAGAGGCAAG TCTCAGAGAACGTGGTTGGGGGCCAGAGCGATGGGATCCCCGCCCCGCAGAAGATGCTCTTTCCAGGGAACAAGCTTACCCTTAAATGGGAGCGTGTGTACAGGGTGGGAGCCGGCCTCCACAACCTAGGAAACACCTGCTTCCTCAACTCCACAGTGCAGTGTCTCACCTACACCCCGCCACTTGCCAACTACTTACTCTCAAAGGAGCACAGCCGTGCCT GTCACCAGTCAGGCTTTTGTATGATCTGTGTAATGCAGAACCACATCATCCAAGCCTTTGCCAACACGGGCAATGCCATCAAGCCTGTCTCCTTCATCAGAGACCTGAAAA AAATTGCCAGACATTTTCGCTTCGGAAGCCAGGAGGACGCCCATGAATTTTTGCGGTACACCATCGATGCCATGCAGAAAGCCTGTCTTAATGGCTACCCAAA GCTCGACAGGCAGACCCAGGCCACAACGCTGGTTCACCAGATCTTTGGAGGTTACCTCAGGTCAAGAG TGAAATGCTCTATTTGTAAAAGTGTGTCAGACACGTATGACCCCTACCTGGACATCGCCGTGGAGATACGG caaGCAGCAAACATCGTGCGCGCCCTGGAGCTGTTTGTTAAACCAGACGTACTAAGTGGAGAGAATGCCTACATGTGTGCCAA gtgCAAAAAGAAAGTGCCAGCGACCAAGCGCTTCACAGTCCATAGAACGTCCAACGTGCTGACCCTCTCACTGAAGAGGTTTGCCAACTTCAGCGGAGGGAAAATAACAAAG GATGTTGGTTACCCAGAATTCCTGAACATCCGACCCTACATGTCTCAGAGCTCAGGCGATCCGGTTATGTACGGCCTCTATGCTGTTCTGGTGCACTCTGGCTACAGTTGTCACGCTGGCCACTATTACTGCTACGTCAAG GCAAGCAACGGACAATGGTACCAAATGAATGATTCAATGGTGCACTCTAGTAACATCAAAGTGGTCTTGAACCAGCAGGCCTACGTGCTTTTCTACCTGAG GATCCCTGAAACCAAGAAGAATGCCGATGGGCAGCCCACCAAGCAGGGGATGCTGCATCATGGCAAGAACAGTCTGTCATCTGAACAGATAAAGAGGGCCAACCTGAACGGGCCTCTTTCCTCCCCGCAGGTCACAAAG AAACTTGAGCCTGCACAGCTGCGCAAGATCCAGTCAATGGATGGTGGTTTGGGCCTGCCCATTTCCAGGAATGGTGTGAGCTCTCAGCAACAGCCCAGACTCTCCAACTGGACGTCCTCCTCCAACGGCCCGCCAAAGCTGCCGAGTGGACCCACGGTCATCGAGGAACCTTTCAAGAAGCTGAAGAAGCCCTCTCCCCAGAGCCAAGTGCAGTCCCGCAGCAGCACTCCCGCACCTTCCAACAACGGGGTCAGCAGGACGGAGGGAGATAAAAAGCAAGGTGGCGAGGGCAGAGGCATGGCAGCGTCTACCTCAATTAAGTCTTTGTCTGACTCTTCCTCTGCCGACACCACTGACTCAAAG GACTCTGCTGGTCCTAAAAGTGCGCCAGCAGGAGAGACTCCCTCCACCCCACGGAGAGGCTCCAATGGCCTGGCGTCTCCAGCCAAGAGTGTGGAGCGCTCTCAGAGCACGGAGGAGCAGAAGACGGCGAAGATAAAACCCCCGGCCCTCAACAACATCACATCTGAAGCCACCAGCACCATGTCACCTCCACCCGCCAAGAAACTGGCCCTGTCAGCCAAGAAG GCTCGCAACCGGAGTCCGAGCAGCATTGATGCTCTGCCCCCTTTGCCACGCCAGCTGCCCCGTGACCCCACGCATCAAAATCAACTTCACCCCCTCACCTTTGCCTCACCCACTCACAATCACAG AGCCGGTCCATTTCATTCACCTAAAGTCCAGTCATCGCAGCCTTTCGCCCACTCAAGTGGATCCTTCAAACAGCAGAGCCCTCAGAAACAGTTCCTTCTCTCCACACTGCAAAAACCAAACGCCAGCCTTTCTCTCAAGACCAACGGGATTCATAGTGCCGGCCCAAAGAGCCCCAAGTCTTCCAACAACCTCAGCTCCTTGGCCCAAGAACCAGACCTCAACAGCCCTCCGGCTCAAAAGGTcaaccagaagaagaagaagaaaaagaagcggCGGCATTCTGAGGTGGAGGGCGACGCAGAGCCAGTCACGTCCCCAGCCGCAGCGACGCCAACCGGCCTTGTGGAATCGGCTATCGAGAAGAAgcggaagaagaagaagaagaaaaagcgaAAGAGGGAGAACGAGGATGGCGGGAAAACGAAGGAGAGAGAGTGCGTCACGTCTCATCTGGACACATCGAATCAGGAAGAGGATTGGTGTGAGGGTGGCATATGGAGTCTTACATCCCATCCAGATGCGGAACAGTCTAAGCAAAGGCCTCCGTTACCCGCCGCAACCCCAACGCAGTGCGAGTCCAGTCAGAAAGAAGAGGGAAGGGACTCCctgaagctgaagaagaagaagaagaagaagaaaaagatgcaaCTGGCTCTGCAGGACACAACGTCAGCGTGCTCTGCATCAGAAAC CCCTTCTGAGACGAAGGCCGCAGTCGAACACAAAGGCTCGGGAgatttgaaaatgttgaaaaagaaactgaagaggaagaagaagaggctaAAAGAAGAGGTGAGACTGTGGGTGGAGAGCAGGCGACGCTCGGACGGCCAGAACGACGAGCCTGAAGCAGCGGAGCCCCCCGCCAAAAAGAACGCCACGGAGAACGGCAACATAAGTAAACAAGGCACAG CCACAGTGGTAATGTGGGACAGCCAAGTGAAGGACGGCTACAAGCGCAGCCAGGCGCCAGCGGCTGATGGAAGCGCGTCAGGAGACACCCCGACAGGACCTGCTTCCGTTGCCTGGGATGGGAAAAAGACAAGCggggtggtggaggagctgctcaggAACGCCACCGATAAGGCCTACGGAGCCAACG TCCTCAGCTGGGATGGAGAGGTCTCCGCTATTAGCAGAGACGCCATCGACGATGTCCGCCATGCCAAGTGTGACACTGTGATCGACGAGTGGGATGAAGACTTTGACCGGGGAAAG gtgaagaaagtgaaaaacTATAAGAGAGAGAGGTTGAGAAGCGGCAGCAGCATCTTCCAGAAGATCCAGGACAGGCGGAGCAAGTGGTCTGTAACACCCGGAGGGAAGAGAGTTTTTGGAGTCCGTCGCTGA